One Streptosporangium becharense genomic window, CCGTCCGGGGATCATCGACCGCGTCGCCGCGTACGCGGACAGGCCCGCCAGCGGCACGCAGCCGAGTAGCAGCAACGAGACCGCGAGCCAGGTCTTGCCGAACAGCAGGCCGGCCAGGACCGCCAGCACCGCGACGTACGGCGGTGCCCACGCGTCGCTGCCCAGACCGGTCTGGTGGTACTCCTCGCGGTAGAGATCCCACAGGTCGGAGGCCCCGCCGATCACCGGGACGAGCGCTCCGCCGCCCAGCCTGGCGCCGCCGAACAGGGACCGCTCGGCGGCCAGCGTCACCAGGGTCAGCGCCAGGAAGAGCAGGACGCCCGGGTTCGTGAAGACGCGTTGCGTCACCCCGACGTCGGTGAGCAGTTCCTCGCCGTCCTCCTGCCGGGCGGCCACGGCGTGGTGGCGTCCGGCGGACTCCACGAAACCGGTCCCGGCCAGGTAGCTCCGCACCCGGTCGGCGAGCCGCCGCCAGCCGGCACCCGGCGGGGTCAGCAGGCGGCGGACCGTGCCGTACGACTGCTCGCGGCCCGCGGCGCGGGCCCGCCGGGCCCTGAGCATCCGGGCCGGATGGCCGAACACCGAGCCGAAGGCGAGGAACTCGTCCAGCGCGGCCGCGGGCTGCTTCGCCGCGAGGAACAGCGCCGTACGCAGGAGCGAGCCGACCATGTTGCGGATCAGCGCCAGCAGCAGCGGCCGGAACGGCAGGTTCGCCATGACGACGAACATGGCGTTGCGGCGGTCGAGGCGGCGGGGATGGTCACCGCTCACGGTGATGCGGCGCCGGCGCCGGGCCGCGGCCTCGGCGTGCCACGCGACCGCCCGGGTGACGTTCAGCACCCGGTATCCGGCCGACCTGACCCGCCAGCACAGGTCGAGGTCGTCCCGGAAGAGCGGCAGGGCGGGGTCGAGGCCGCCGACCTCCTCCCAGACGTCCCTGCGGATCAGCATGCCCGCGGTGGAGACCGAGAGCACGTCCCTGACACCGTCGTACTGGCCCTGGTCGTACTCGCGGGCCTCCAGGCCGGTGTCCCTGCGGCCGGTGCGGTCGACGGTGACGCCCACCTCCAGCAGCAGGCGCCGGTCCAGCCAGTCGCGGAGCTTCGGGCCGAGGACCGCCGCCTTCGGGTCCTGGTCCGCGGCCCGGAGCAGGGTCTGCAGGGCGTGGGAGTCGGGAGCGCAGTCGTCGTGCAGCAGCCAGATCCACTCCTGCCCGTCATCGGGCCCGAGCCGGTCGAGAACCTCGGCCACGGCCTCGCCGAAACCGGTCGAACGCGGAAGCGACAGAACGGCCCGGGGGCCGAAGGCACCGGCCAGCAGCGCGGCGCTGCCGTCCCTGCTGCCGTTGTCCACCCCGACGATCCGATCCGCCGGGCGGGTCTGCCGGAGCAGGGCTTCGAGCGTCTCTCCCAGCCACCGGGAGCCGTCGTGGGACACGACGATCGCGGTGACGGTGTGGTGGGGGTGCGGGGGGTCGGTGATGGACATACATCCCGGGGTTCAGGAGGCGGGGACGATCGGCACGGCACCGATATGCAGCCTATGTCTGATCATGGGGGTCTGACTATGTCTTACACCTGGTTACCCGCACGAAAAAGGGGTCACGTGACCTCAGTCACGTGACCCCTGGACATATTCATCAGGCGTCCCCCACCGGGACGCTGTCAACTCCCTGTCAGAACCGGTCGAGCCGCCTGGGCACCAGGCGTTCAGACCGCCTCCCGCTTGATCCGTCGGCGTTCCCGCTCGGACAGCCCACCCCAGATGCCGAACCGCTCATCATGCTCCAGTGCGTACTCAAGACACTCGGCACGCACCTCACAGGAACGGCAGACCTTCTTGGCCTCCCTGGTCGAGCCGCCCTTCTCCGGGAAGAACGCCTCAGGATCGGTCTGCGCGCACAGAGCGCGCTCCTGCCAACCAAGCTGCTCTTCAGCGATGCTGTCTTGTGCGATGACCAGGTCGGCCACTGCACACCTCCCTGCCGCACGCCCGCAAATGGAGCCCCCCTATGAACGCCTCCCCCTTACCCACCCAGAGAAAGACGTAACAACACGTGTGTAATTACACGCGCGTGTCCGGTGTGGCGTCAAGCGGCATGCCGGTATCCGGGGAAAGACCCGCTCTCCCCGGTTGTGGGTCGTGTGCCTGCCACGACGGCAATTGCACCAGGCGATCGCGGCGACCGCCAGGGACTCAGCGCTCTTGACGGTCGGAACCGTACCAGGACATGTTCTGATCCTGACCGGGGCCCGTCCTCTCTCTATCCGGGGTTTCCCCGTCCGTGACCTGACCTGGGAGTTGTTCGGGCTTGTAGATCGCCGTGGGGTCGATGGGCTGCGAGTCCCACGACGCGGCGGACGGCGCGGCGGCGCCCAGCGGGTCGGCCCGGTAGGCGTCCGGGTCGAAGCGGACCGTCGCCTCACTCTGCGCGTCCCACTGCGGGCCGCCCTGCTGGTACGGCTGTGCCTGCGAGGTCTGGGGGTGACCGAACGGCGCATCGGGGGCCTGCTGGTGGCCGAACGGGACGTCGTAGGAGGAGTTCTGCTGCCCGGAGCCGTAGTCGGGAACGCGCAGGTTCGGCGCGGTGCCCTGGTTCTGCTGCTGGTAGCTCTCCGCCTGCTGGTACGCCTGGGCCATCTGCTGGGTCCGCGGGTCGATCGGGTCGGGCGCCGGGTAGTGCGGACCCGGCTCGTCGACCCGGCCGAACTCCGTCCCGGAGTAACCGGTGAACGGCTGGCCGTAGTTCTCCGGCGGCTGCGGGAAGGGCTGCGCGGGCCGGTCGTCGAACGGCGTGCTCCGGTGGCCGCCAGTGCCCGCGAGGGGGGCGGACGCCTGCTGCTCGGCGGGTACGCCGTAGCCGGACTGACCATACGCGGGAGCCTGGGCCTGCGATTCGGACTGACCGTAGCCGGGCGCCTGCTCCGGCGACTGACCGTACGGTTGGCCCTGCGGCTGACCGTACGACTCCGGCTGACCGGACTGACCGTACGACTGACCCTGCGACTCGGGCTGGCCGTACGACTCCGGCTGGCCGGGCTGGCCGTAGGTGGAAGCCTGCGGCCCGGGACTGCGACCATAGGACGGCTGCCCCTCGGACTGCCCGTACCCACCGTGTCCGGAATCGGAAAGCTGCCCGTAGTCCGGCAGCCGCGGCTCAGTCTGCCCGTAACCCGGCACCTGCGGCTCCGCCTGCCCGTAACCGGGAAGGCGAGGCTCGGTCTGCCCGTAGTCGGAGGACTGATCACCCCGCTGCTCCGCGGGTGCGCCGTAGCCGGACTGGCCGTAGGCGGGAGCCTGGGCCTGCGACTCGGACTGACCGTAGACAGGAGCCTGCGACTCAAGCCCGTGATTGTAGGACTGCTGCCCGTCCGCGTGCCGTCCACCCGAAGCGGATACCGGCGAGTCCGCCTGCTGCCCGGTCGGGGCGGCGTCGGAGTACTGACCGTACCCGGGGAGCGAGGGGTTGGAGTGCTGCCCGTATCCGGAGTCGTGCGTGCCGGGCTGCCCGTAACCGGGAAGCTGCTCGCCCCGCTGCTCCGCGGGTGCGCCGTGGACGGACTGACCGTAGGCGGGAGCCTGGGCCTGCGACTCGAACTGACCGTAGCCGGGCGCCTGCTCCGGCGGCTGACCGTACGACTCGGGCTGACCCGACTGACCGGACTGGCCGTACGCAGGAGCCTGCGGTCCAGACTGGCCGGGCTGGCCGTAGGCGGAAGCCTGCGACTCGGGACCGCGACCATAGGACGGCTGCCCCTCGGACTGCCCGTACCCACCGTGCCCGAAATCGGAAAGCTGCCCGTAGTCCGGCAACCGCGGCTCAGTCTGCCCGTAACCCGGCACCTGCGGCTCCGCCTGCCCATAACCGGGAAGGCGGAGTTCGGCCCGCTCGGCGGGAGCCCCGTGGGCGGGGGAGTTGTAGGCGGTCGGCGTGGGGGGCTGAACGTCCGCCGCGACGTACGGGTTGGGGGTGTAGGGCTCGGCAGGTACCGGGGCGGGAACGGGCGCCATGGGCTGCGCCTGCGGGGCCGGCTGCCACTGGGGCTGCGACGAGTTCTGCTGCGAGCCAAGCTGGGGGGAACCCTGCTGGGGCGAGCCATGCTGGGGGGCCGGCGCGTAGGAGCCGGTCTGGACCCCGTACGGCTGGGGGTCGGCCGCCGAGACGTGCGAGGGGGTCTGGGGGCGGACGTCACCTGCCGAGGGGGCACCCGTCTGCCGGGGCTGCCCCTCGGAGTCACCGTGGGAACCCTGCGCGTGCTCGGGCGCGGGCGGGAGGGCCGGCAGGTTCCGCGGGCCGTGCGGGGCGTCCTGCGCGCTCTGCCCGCGGGCGGCCCGGTCCCGCGAGGGGTCCTGACCGGCGAAGTCCTGGCCCTGCGGATGGGGCTGACCGCCGAAACCCCGGTCCTGCGGCTGGTTCCGGTCGTGCTCGAAGGCGCCCGGGCCGGTGTGCCGATCCTGGTTCTCGAAGCGGCCGAAACCGTCCGCGGCGCGGGATTCACCGGCCGGGACCGCCCGGGGGAGCAGGTAGAGCAGGGCGATCGCCGCCAGCGCCAGGCCGGGAAGGTGGAGGAGCAGGAGCTCGATCTTCCCGAGGAAGCCCGCCGCACCGCCGAACAGTCCGCCGACCAGTCCGACCAGGCCGAACAGCAGCGAGAGCCCGAGTGTGCCCGCCGCCACCAGGGCCATCAGCCGGAGGCGTTCGATCACCGGCCCGAGGTGGGTGGCCAGCAGCACGGCGCCGACGAGCAGTGCCGCGACGACGGGAGAGGTGAACTGGTCCAGGTAGAGAACCGCGCGCACGGCGAAGGACGAACCGCCGAACAGCAGCCGCTCGACGCCGACGAGAACGCTCGCGGACGCGGCGGCGACCATGAGCCACGCCGCCGGCTCTCGGAGCCGGCTCGCCTCGACCTTGATCACAACTACCCCCATAGGGTCTTTGGGTAAACCCGGGCCAGTTTTGCACATGGCTGACTTTGGTGTCGGTAGTCCCGGGAAGCCCATCAACACCATAAGCACACCATTGGACCCTATTAACCCACATTTCGGACAGTGCATCAGGTGATCACGCCAGCACCCGGCGATATAACGATCATGAAAAGACTGTCCCTTCCCCGTCTCCTCCCGGCGTTGCGGCCCCTCTCCACGGCCCCTCCCCGGCCCTTCTCCACGGCCCCCCGGCCCCTCTCCACGGCCCCTCCCCCCGGCCCTCTCCACGCCCCCTCCCCCCGGCCCCGCCGGAACACGCACCGGCCGGGTGAAAGACTGGGCGGCATGCGCATCGTGTCCCTCGCCGGCGGAATCGGCGGCGCCCGTTTCCTGCGCGGCCTCCGCACCGCCGCCCCCGACTCGGAGATCACCGTCATCGGCAACACCGGTGACGACATCAGCCTCTACGGACTGCGGGTCTGCCCCGACCTCGACACCGTGATGTACACGCTGGGCGGCGGCATCAACGAGGAGCAGGGCTGGGGACGGCGCGAGGAGTCGCACGTCGTCAAGGAGGAACTCGCCGCCTACGGCGTCGAGCCGCAGTGGTTCGGCCTCGGCGACCGCGACTTCGCCACCCACATCGTGCGCACCCAGATGCTCGACGCCGGATATCCCCTGTCGGCGGTCACCGAGGCGCTGTGTGCGCGCTGGCAACCGGGTGTCCGGCTGATCCCGATGACCGACGACCGGGCCGAGACCCACGTGGTCGTCTCCGACGAGCGGGGACGCCGCGCCATCCACTTCCAGGAGTGGTGGGTACGGCTGCGCGCCTCCGTCCCGGCCGAACAGATCATCCTGGTCGGCGCCGACCAGGCGGCCCCCGCCCCGGGAGTGCTGGAGGCCGTCGCCGCCGCCGACGCGGTGATCCTGCCGCCGTCCAACCCGGTCGTCAGCATCGGCACGATCCTGCAGATCAAGGGCATCCGCGAGGCCCTGGAGTCCAAGACCGTCGTCGGCGTCTCCCCCATCATCGGCGGCGCCCCGGTCCGCGGCATGGCCGACGCCTGCCTGACCGCGATCGGCGTGGAGACCACCGCCCAGGCCGTCCTGGAGCTGTACGGCACGCCGCTGGTGAACGGCTGGCTGGTCGCGGAGGAGGACGCCGGGGTCGCCCTGGACGGCGTCGAGGTCCAGGCCCGCCCGCTGATCATGCACGACGTACCGGCCGCCGCCGACATCGCGCGCGCCGCCCTGGACCTGGCCGCGCGGCTGGCGGGCGGCGCCGGGGTCCCGGCGTCCCCGGACGCGCAGCGGGAAGCCGCGGGGACCGGGACAGAACGGGAAGCCGCGGGGACCGGGACGGAGGACGCCCGATGAGCCGGATCAGACGCAGGCGGGAGGACTCCGCCGACACCAGGCTGGAGATCTTCGCCGTTCCCGGCCTCCCCGAGGTACGTGAGGGCGACGACGTCGGGGAGCTGATCGCCGCGGCCCGGCCCGGCCTGCGCGACGGGGACGTCCTCGTGGTCACCTCGAAGATCGTGAGCAAGGCGGAGGGACGGACCCGCCACGGGATCGGCCGGGCCGAGGCCGTCGCCGCCGAGACCAGGCGGGTGGTCGCCCGGCGCGGCGAGACGGTGATCGCCGAAACCGCGCACGGCTTCGTCATGGCCGCCGCCGGGGTGGACGCGTCCAACACGCCACCCGGAACCGTCGTCCTGCTGCCCGTCGACCCGGACGCCTCCGCCGCGACCATCAGGGCCCGGATCAGGGAGCGGCTCGGCGTGTCGGTCGGCGTGGTCGTCTCCGACACCTTCGGCCGCCCGTGGCGCAACGGCCAGACGGACATGGCCGTCGGTGTGGCCGGGGTGGTCCCCGCACTCGACTACCGGGGCGTGTCCGACGACCACGGCAACCCGCTGGAGGTCACCCTCACCGCCGTCGCGGACGAACTCGCCGCGGCGGGCGACCTGGTGAAGGGAAAGGTGGCGCAGACCCCGGTCGCGGTGGTCAGGGGTCTGGCCGAGTACACCTCCGAGGAGGACGGGCCGGGCGTGCGCGACCTGGTCCGCCAGTCCGACGACGACATGTTCCGGTACGGCGCGCGCGACGTGGTCTTCGCCCGCCGGACCATCCGCGAGTTCTCGTCGCGGCCGGTGGACGGCGCCAGGGTCCGCCGGGCGGTCGACGCCGCCATCGCCGCACCCGCCCCGCATCACACGACCCCGTGGCGGTTCGTCCTGCTGGAGTCGGCCGGGGTCCGGGAGAAGCTGCTCGACGCCATGCGCGAGGCGTGGATCGCCGACCTGCGGGGCGACGGCTTCTCCGCGGAGTCGATCGCCCGGCGGGTCAGGCGCGGCGACGTGCTCCGCGCCGCCCCGTACCTGGTGGTGCCCTGCCTGGTCATGGACGGCTCGCACACCTACCGCGACGAGCGGCGCAACACCGCCGAGCGGGAGATGTTCGTGGTCGCCGCCGGCGCCGGGGTGCAGAACTTCCTCGTCCAGCTCGCGGTGGAGGGGCTGGGCTCGGCCTGGGTGTCCTCCACGATGTTCTGCCGCGACGTGGTCCGCGAGGTCCTCGACCTGCCCCCGGACTGGGATCCCATGGGCGCCGTGGCCATCGGTCACCCGGCCGCCCCACCCCGCGACCGTGCCCCGCGGCGGGCCGCGGACTTCGTCGTCGTCCGTTAGTCCCCGGCGGTGTGACCGTCCGGGGAGCGGCCGGCGGCCCGGGTGGGACGAAGGTCACCGTCACCGGTGGCCTTCCGCCCTGATCTCGTGAGCGCGCGCGTGCGACGCTGGCGTCCGGAAGGACCCGCGGACGGAGACGGAACGAGAGGATCGGTGATGGCGAGGATCACCGGCAAGAAGCAGCTGCTCGACGAGGCCGCCGTCGAGTACGACCGGCTGGTCCGGCTGATGGACGGCTTCAGCGACGAGGAGAAGGCCACCCTGCCGGTCTGCGGCGAGTGGACGATCAAGGACCTGCTGGCCCACCTGTACGGCTGGCAGTGCCTCTACTTCGACTGGTGGGAGCAGGGCCTCGCGGGCGAGGCCGTTCACCTCCCCGCGGCGGGCTACAAGTGGAACGAGACACCCCGGCTCAACGACGAGCTGTACAGACGCTTCCGGGACGTCGACCTCGCCGAGATGCGTGCCCTGCTGACCGGCTCCCACCGGCGGATGCTCCAGCACATCGAGGCGCTCTCGGAGGACGAGCTGCTCAAGCCCGGGATGTTCCCCTGGACGGGGAGGAATCCCCTGGTCACCTACACCGCCCCGGCCTCGTGCAACCACTACCGGTGGGCACACCGGGAGATCAGGAAGGGCACCCGCCGCCCCGCGGAGACCGGGAGGCGGGAACAGCCCTGACGCGGGTGCGCGACGGCCCGCCCCGAGTACCACCGTGAACGGGATCGGCGGACGGACGCGGCCTGACGGGCCCTCGCCCCGGCGGGCCGGAGCCCGGAGGCGGCGTCCGCCGCTCCAGCACCATTCACCCGCAAACCGGCTCCAAGCGGCCCGCCGCAGAATGCGGCCATGACTTCCTCCCGCCGTGCCCGCCGTATCCGCCGTGGCAAACGGCGCGACGAGCGGCCCGGACCCGTCGATAAGGTCTCCGCGCGCGACTCCCGCAAGGAACCGCGGTGGAAGGAGATCCTGGTCATGCTCTTCACGCTGGGCCCGATGGTGGGCTGGATAGTCTCCTCCTCCATTGAGGTCATGCCCGACGCCGTGCTGGCGGCCGGCTGGTCCGGCACCGCCGGGACCATGACCGTCTCATGGTGCGAGGAGCCGGAGACCAGCAGGCACCGGCGGTACTGCGGGGGTGTCTTCGTCCATGCCGCCGACGGCCGGGCGGTCGAGACATCCGCCGACAACGCCTTCGACCCCGGCGACACCTACCCCGCCCAGCTCTCGCCGGACGGTGACCGTGCCGTCCTCCGCGGCGTCTGGTACGCGCTCGCCGCGCTCCCCACCCCCGCCTTCGGCCTGGCCATGGTGGGGCTGATGATGCTGTTCGGCGTGTTCATCGGCGACGGGGATTGGGGCACGCCGATGTGGTGGTCGCTCCTGGTGCTCGCCGGGATGACGTTCGCGGTGGGGGCGGTGGGACTGATCGTCGGTCTCGTCGCCGGGGAGGTGACGTGAGCGCCGGGCCGGGCGGGCACCGGCGCGAGCCGGGGGCTACGGCGTGATCCGGGAACCGCGGCGTGAGCGCCGGGCCGGGCATCACGGCACGACCGTACGGAGACCGGCGCCCCGGCGGTAGGTCAAGCCGGTCAGGCGGGTTCGCGGCAGGTGGGGTGGCACAGCCGGCGGGCCAGGGCGGACAGGAACACGTCGATGATCTCGCCGGGCTCCCGGGCGACGTGCAGGGAGCCGTTGGTGACGGAGGCCACCTGGGCGAGAGTGCCGCGGTCGAGGTCGGCGCCGAAGGCCAGGACGACGATCTGGACCGGCCGCTCGGCGTCCCACTCCTCACGGAGCCTGCGGACCAGTTCGGCGCCGGAGACGCCCTTGCCGTCGTCCTTGCCCGCCGTGATGACGAGCAGGGTGTTGTTCATCCTCCCGTCGTAGGCGTCGGTGACCTCGCGGAAACCGGCGAGGACGGAGTCGTACAAGGCGCTGGGTGCTCCAGGGTCGGCGCGCAGGGTCCGGGTCAGCTCCGTCAGCAGGCCGCGCCGGGTGACCTGGCCGCCGTCGGGTTCGACGATGGGCCCGATCCGCACCCGCTCGCGCTGGTCGTCGCCCTTGACGGAGGAGAACTCCCACATCCCCATGTGCGTGGAGTCGGGGAAGAGCCGCAGCCCGAGCCGGGCGGCTTCGAGCGCGACGGTGAACCTGGTCCTGCCCCGGTCACCCGCGATGGGCTCGGCCATGTGCTTCCCGGCGTCGGCCAGGACCAGGACGTTGGTGGGCGGGGCGAGCCTGCTCCACGCCTCCAGCGCCTCGTCGATCCTGGCGGGCAGGATGCTCGGGCGGGTGCTGGGCGGGGCGGTGGGGATCTCCGGACCCGGTGAGTACGGCTCCAGCGCGCCGTCCGCCGAGCGGAAGCCCGCCCGGCGTGCCGCCTCCTGGGTCTCCGGGGAGCGCAGCCACGCCTCGAAGGCCCGTGAGCCGCTCGCCCTGGCCCCGTCGGCTGCGGTGACCACGTAGGGGTAGTCGAGGTTGACGGTCCCCTCGCGGGGGTGGAGGGCGACCACCGGGTCGTCGGACGGCCGGCGGTTGTGCTCCCACACGGCCTGCTCGGGGACGATCACGACCGGGCGCTTCCAGAAGGAGCGGTCGTCGACGGCGGTGAGCATGCTGCGGTAGTCGGGCGCCGCGCCCGCCTGTGCCCAGCGGACGAAGGCGGTCAGCTCCCGGTCGGCCTCCGCTCCGGTGCCGACGACGTCCCGGGCCGCGGCCACGGTGGCGATTCCGGCACCCGCGAGCGAGGGGTCGGGGACGCGGACCACGTCTGGTTCGTCCTCGGTGGGGGTGATCCGCCCGCGCGTGGTCGGGGGGAAGACCATCCGCCAGTCCATGCCGGTCCCGCCCACCGCGAAGCGCCGGGCGAGGGACCTGCGGGTGGCGAAGACCAGGGGTGAGCTGGCCACGACGGTCTCGGTGCCGGCCAGGTCGGCGGCCTCCCGCTTGCGGGCGAGCCGGATCCAGGCCGAGGAGTCGGAGATCCAGCCGTCGGGGCGTCCGCCGGGCATCCCGGCGGCGTCGCCGATCAATGTGCGGAGCACGGTGGCCGGCGGCTGCTCCGTCACCTGGACCAGGACGCACCGGCCGTCGACGGCCGTCCCGCTCCGGTTGAACCGCTCCGCCGCCTCCATGGCCGTGGGGGCGATGTCGACGGCGGCGGCGACGCCGACCAGGACCGGATCGCGGTCCGAGCACGAGCCCTGTGCCTGGCCGAACACCAGGACGGCGCCGCCGGCGATCACGGTCGCGACCGCGATCGCCGTCAGCGACAGGTTCAGACGGATCCGGCGCCGGCGTGTCTGCACGTCGGCGCCCACACGGTGTCGACCAGAGGGCACGCGCGGGACCTCTCGCTTCGGGGGGAGGAGCGGTCCTCCCTACGAACCTCGGGTGTGACGCACACAAATATAGAACCTGTTATAGCCTCACTGCGGCTCAAGCGACAGTAGGGGACGCGAGGCGGACCGCACGCTCCGGCAGACGCCGTCGCTCGCCCGGGCCGCGGCCAGCCGATCGGCGTCCGGGACGCCGTAGGAGGTGGTCCGCTGCCGGACCGGTCGCCCGGTGGGCGCCACCATGGCCTCGAGCTCGCCGATCGTCTTGAAGGAGCCGTTCTCCGACCCCGCCATCCGGCTGATCGTCTCCTCCATGAGCGTGCCGCCGAGGTCGTTCACCCCGCCCCGGAGCACCTCACGGCACAGGCCGTCCTGGAGCTTCACCCAGGAACACTGGATGTTGGGGACGGCGCCGTGCAACAGGATCCTGGCCAGGGCGTGTACGGCCCGGTTCTCCCGGGCGGTGGGTCCCGGCCGGGCGATGCCCGCCAGGTAGATGGGTGCGCTGTGGTGGACGAACGGCAGCAGCACGAACTCGGAGAAGCCGCCGGTCTCCTCCTGGATGCGGCGGATCAGCCGGATGTGCCGCACCCAGTGCCCGTGCTCGTCGACGTGGCCGTACATCATCGTGGAGGTCGTGGGGATGCCCACCCGGTGCGCGGTGGTGATGACCTCGACCCACTCCGCGGCGGGCAGCTTGCCCTTGGTCAGCACCCAGCGGACGTCGTCGTCGAGGATCTCGGCCGCGGTGCCGGGCAGCGAGTCGACGCCCGCCTCCCTGGCGGCGAGCAGCCAGTCCTCGATCGACAGGTTGGTGCGGCTGGCGCCGTTGACGACCTCCATCGGGGAGAACGCGTGGACGTGCATCTGCGGCACCCGGGCCTTGACCGCGCGGGCGATGTCGAAGTACGCGGTGCCCGGCATGTCGGGGTGGATGCCGCCCTGCATGCAGACCTCGGTCGCCCCGGCCTGCCAGCCCTCCCAGGCGCGGTCGGCGACCTGCTCCAGGGAGAGGGTGTAGGCGTCGGCGTCGGTGCGGCGCTGCGCGAAGGCGCAGAAACGGCAGCCGGTGTAGCAGACGTTGGTGAAGTTGATGTTGCGGTTCACCACGTAGGTGACGTCGTCCCCGACCGCCTCCCGGCGCAGCCCGTCGGCGATGCGGCACAGCTCGTCCAGGGCGGCGTCGTCGGCGCCGGTCCCGTTCTGGTCACCGGCCAGGTCCAGCAGGGTCAGCGCCGCCTCGTCGCTCAGCCCGGCGGGGTCGCGCTCCGCCTGCCGCAAAGCCTCGCGCACGTCGCCGCGGACGGCCGCCGGGGAGGCGGCGGGCAGCCTCTCTCTGAGCGCCTCCCAGTCTCCGTAGACGTGGTCGAAGTCGTCGCGGCGGTCGGCGCTGCGTCCCTCCGTGTCGACGGCCGTGTGCAGGTCGGTACGGCCCAGGGCGGCGAAGCCGCCGTCCGGCTCCTGCCAGGGAAGGCCGGCCGGGATCGCGTCCTCGCGGGCGAGCCCGGTCTCCGGGTCGGCGAGGGCGGCCACGTGCGCGGTGATCCTGGGGTCCAGCCAGGGCTCCCCGGCCAGCACGTACTCGGGGTAGACCGTCAGCCGCTCGCGCAGGGTGAACCCGGCGGCGGCCGTGCGGGCGGCCAGGTCGTCGATCTGCGGCCAGGGGCGCTCGGGATTGACGTGGTCGGGGGTCAGCGGCGAGACGCCGCCCCAGTCGTCGATGCCCGCCCTGATCATCAG contains:
- a CDS encoding WhiB family transcriptional regulator, producing MADLVIAQDSIAEEQLGWQERALCAQTDPEAFFPEKGGSTREAKKVCRSCEVRAECLEYALEHDERFGIWGGLSERERRRIKREAV
- a CDS encoding glycosyltransferase family 2 protein, which gives rise to MSITDPPHPHHTVTAIVVSHDGSRWLGETLEALLRQTRPADRIVGVDNGSRDGSAALLAGAFGPRAVLSLPRSTGFGEAVAEVLDRLGPDDGQEWIWLLHDDCAPDSHALQTLLRAADQDPKAAVLGPKLRDWLDRRLLLEVGVTVDRTGRRDTGLEAREYDQGQYDGVRDVLSVSTAGMLIRRDVWEEVGGLDPALPLFRDDLDLCWRVRSAGYRVLNVTRAVAWHAEAAARRRRRITVSGDHPRRLDRRNAMFVVMANLPFRPLLLALIRNMVGSLLRTALFLAAKQPAAALDEFLAFGSVFGHPARMLRARRARAAGREQSYGTVRRLLTPPGAGWRRLADRVRSYLAGTGFVESAGRHHAVAARQEDGEELLTDVGVTQRVFTNPGVLLFLALTLVTLAAERSLFGGARLGGGALVPVIGGASDLWDLYREEYHQTGLGSDAWAPPYVAVLAVLAGLLFGKTWLAVSLLLLGCVPLAGLSAYAATRSMIPGRWTRVWLAASYALLPVATGAVAAGRLGTAVVLVLLPLYAALATRVLTGERRRARRAAWCLGLLLAVGTAFVPLVHPLTAVLGALAALAFPRRGAAVSMVVAFTVPVVLLLPWLVQTAADPGRLLLEAGLHQPSLVETGLPARSLLLLSPGGPGMPPLWVTGGLVAACLAASLTRRNRLAVAVGWGVTLFGLLVAILVSRTQVTPVGGGVAAPAWPGVPLAFAATGMLVVAALTADRIAEFRAAGGPRRVAALGVVLVAFSTPLLAAGMWIAEGADGPLRGTVRDVVPALAAANSTGGERTLVLRGTEDGLLYTVLRGRTPIVGEADIPVPDGPRERVRLAAAGLVSGRGGDDARVLAAHGVRFVVLAAPVDPRISGALDSQPALARMSLSRAVGVWRLTQPVTVPAAPPGDPWHGRRLWGQAVLVIVVVALAAPGSRSDGREPVPQERPVPVRKPVTR
- a CDS encoding ClbS/DfsB family four-helix bundle protein, coding for MARITGKKQLLDEAAVEYDRLVRLMDGFSDEEKATLPVCGEWTIKDLLAHLYGWQCLYFDWWEQGLAGEAVHLPAAGYKWNETPRLNDELYRRFRDVDLAEMRALLTGSHRRMLQHIEALSEDELLKPGMFPWTGRNPLVTYTAPASCNHYRWAHREIRKGTRRPAETGRREQP
- a CDS encoding phage holin family protein, whose product is MTSSRRARRIRRGKRRDERPGPVDKVSARDSRKEPRWKEILVMLFTLGPMVGWIVSSSIEVMPDAVLAAGWSGTAGTMTVSWCEEPETSRHRRYCGGVFVHAADGRAVETSADNAFDPGDTYPAQLSPDGDRAVLRGVWYALAALPTPAFGLAMVGLMMLFGVFIGDGDWGTPMWWSLLVLAGMTFAVGAVGLIVGLVAGEVT
- a CDS encoding coenzyme F420-0:L-glutamate ligase; its protein translation is MSRIRRRREDSADTRLEIFAVPGLPEVREGDDVGELIAAARPGLRDGDVLVVTSKIVSKAEGRTRHGIGRAEAVAAETRRVVARRGETVIAETAHGFVMAAAGVDASNTPPGTVVLLPVDPDASAATIRARIRERLGVSVGVVVSDTFGRPWRNGQTDMAVGVAGVVPALDYRGVSDDHGNPLEVTLTAVADELAAAGDLVKGKVAQTPVAVVRGLAEYTSEEDGPGVRDLVRQSDDDMFRYGARDVVFARRTIREFSSRPVDGARVRRAVDAAIAAPAPHHTTPWRFVLLESAGVREKLLDAMREAWIADLRGDGFSAESIARRVRRGDVLRAAPYLVVPCLVMDGSHTYRDERRNTAEREMFVVAAGAGVQNFLVQLAVEGLGSAWVSSTMFCRDVVREVLDLPPDWDPMGAVAIGHPAAPPRDRAPRRAADFVVVR
- a CDS encoding substrate-binding and VWA domain-containing protein; the encoded protein is MQTRRRRIRLNLSLTAIAVATVIAGGAVLVFGQAQGSCSDRDPVLVGVAAAVDIAPTAMEAAERFNRSGTAVDGRCVLVQVTEQPPATVLRTLIGDAAGMPGGRPDGWISDSSAWIRLARKREAADLAGTETVVASSPLVFATRRSLARRFAVGGTGMDWRMVFPPTTRGRITPTEDEPDVVRVPDPSLAGAGIATVAAARDVVGTGAEADRELTAFVRWAQAGAAPDYRSMLTAVDDRSFWKRPVVIVPEQAVWEHNRRPSDDPVVALHPREGTVNLDYPYVVTAADGARASGSRAFEAWLRSPETQEAARRAGFRSADGALEPYSPGPEIPTAPPSTRPSILPARIDEALEAWSRLAPPTNVLVLADAGKHMAEPIAGDRGRTRFTVALEAARLGLRLFPDSTHMGMWEFSSVKGDDQRERVRIGPIVEPDGGQVTRRGLLTELTRTLRADPGAPSALYDSVLAGFREVTDAYDGRMNNTLLVITAGKDDGKGVSGAELVRRLREEWDAERPVQIVVLAFGADLDRGTLAQVASVTNGSLHVAREPGEIIDVFLSALARRLCHPTCREPA
- the cofD gene encoding 2-phospho-L-lactate transferase — its product is MRIVSLAGGIGGARFLRGLRTAAPDSEITVIGNTGDDISLYGLRVCPDLDTVMYTLGGGINEEQGWGRREESHVVKEELAAYGVEPQWFGLGDRDFATHIVRTQMLDAGYPLSAVTEALCARWQPGVRLIPMTDDRAETHVVVSDERGRRAIHFQEWWVRLRASVPAEQIILVGADQAAPAPGVLEAVAAADAVILPPSNPVVSIGTILQIKGIREALESKTVVGVSPIIGGAPVRGMADACLTAIGVETTAQAVLELYGTPLVNGWLVAEEDAGVALDGVEVQARPLIMHDVPAAADIARAALDLAARLAGGAGVPASPDAQREAAGTGTEREAAGTGTEDAR